DNA sequence from the Chitinophaga flava genome:
ATTGCCTGTATAAATTTCATGAACCTTACTACCGCCAGAGCTCATGAAAGAGCCAGGGAGGTAGGGTTGCGCAAAGTGCTGGGTGCACAAAGGAAAAGCCTCGTTTTCCAGTTTCTGACCGAATCGCTGGTGATCAGTGTGCTGTCGCTGATACTGGCGGTGGTGTTGGCCTTCTCCTTACTGCCGCTATTCAACCGGATCACCGGAAAGGAATTGAATTTACTGGCTTCGGGAGATGCTTTCCTGTATGGCGGATTATTGTTGCTGGTGGCCACGGTAGGTTTGCTGGCTGGCAGTTATCCTGCCTTATATCTCTCCGGCCTCATGCCGGTAAAAGTGCTGAAAGGCAGTTTTGTTACCGTCGGGGCCAGGGTATTCATCCGCAGAGGACTAGTGGTGTCTCAGTTTGCCATTGCGGTAGCGTTAATCATTGCTACCGTTGTCGTATATACGCAGTTGCGTTTCTGGCAACAGAAAAATCTGGGCTTTGATAAAGAGCACCTGGTGAATATCTATCTGTCAGGTGCAGATAGTTTACCGAAAAAGGATCTTTTAAAGGCTACAGTGGCCGGTTTGGCCGGTGTGCAGCAAACATCCCTGAACAACCTGTTGATGGGATTTGGTTCGTATAATAACAACCCGATAGTCCGGGAAGGAGGAGAAGACAAGGATGGTTTTGTATCGGCTATCATTCAGGGAGATTATGACCTGCTGAAGACAACTGGAATCAAACTGCTGGCAGGCAGGGATTTCGATAAAGCAATGGCCACTGATTCTACCGATGCTTTTATTATTAATCAGGCGGCTGCCAAACGGCTGGGATTTACAAACCCTATCGGGAAACGCATCGAATGGAGGCCTGGTGACTTCGCCAGACACGGTGTCATTATTGGCGTAATGGAAGATTTTAATTTCCGCTCCCTACGTTTTTCTGTAGAGCCGGCCGCATACCTGATAAACCCCCGGAATGCAGCTATCCTGTCTGTAAGGCTGGCTCCGGGCGACCATCTCGCTCAGTTGGCCGGAATAGAAAAGGTATGGAACAATATTGTGCCCGACAATCCAATCAATTACTCTTTTGTAGACCAGGACCTGAGGGCCATTTATGCCGAAGAGCAGATGATGGGAAATATATTCAGCATTTTTTCCGGCCTTGCCGTTTTTATCGCATGTATGGGGCTGCTGGGATTGTCTATGCTGATATCCAGACAGCGAACCAAAGAAATCGGTATCCGCAAGGTGCTGGGGGCTTCTGTGGCCAATGTGTCCGCGCTGTTGTCGCGTGACTTCCTGAAGCTTGTATTGTTAGGTATCTGTATCGGTTCTCCTATCGCATGGTATGGTATGGAAAAATGGTTGCAGCATTTTGCCTTCAGAATAATAGTACAATGGTGGGTGTTTGTGCTCACAGCGGTAGTAGTGGTGCTGATAGCCTTATTGACTGTGAGTTTTCAGGCTGTCCGGACGGCATTGGTGAATCCGGTAAAATCATTGAAGACAGAATAAATTATCGTTTATGCTTCTCCGTTACATACAGATCGCTTTCAGAAATATGCGCCGGCAAAGGCTGTTTGCCTTTATTAATATTGCCGGCCTGGCATTAAGCATGGCTGTATGCCTGATGGTATTGAAGTCTACTAAAAAGAATTTCAGCTACGATAAATTCCATCCGGCCACCTCGAGAACCTGGAGGATTACCTCACAGGCCACTACTCAGGACGGAAAACACTATCATATGGCCAGTACACCACTGCCACTGGCAACGGTGCTGCATCAGGATTACGCCCTCACAGAAGCAGAAGTGCGTGTGTATAGTGTGCTGCATGGCAATGTGATCAATGGAAAGAAGAAATTACCTGTCAATGGTGCTTTTACAGAGCCATCTTTTTTCAATGTCTTCGGCTTTAAACTGGAAAGTGGTGATCCGGCTACAGCACTAAGCACACCTAATAGTATTGTACTCGGAGAAGATGCCGCCAGAAAGATTTTCGGTAACCAACAGGCAATGGGTAAGACTGTACATTTTGAAATACTGGGAGATTATATTGTTACCGGTATTCTTGCGCCTGCACCGGGTTTGACTCATATCAACTATGAGGCTTATGCTTCCCTGTCTTCTGTGTCTGCACTGGAACAGCAGAAAGTGCTGCCGGAGCGGTTGCAGAACTGGAATAATGTACAGGATGCCTATACTTATGTTGTTTTAAAACCCGGTGTAAACAAAGCTTCACTTTCTACTGCATTGGAATTTTTGTCTGAAAAATATTACCAGCCTGCTTCCAAAGGGATTGGCAGTATCACTTTTGAAAAACAAGCACTGAGCAGTATCACCCCTTCTCAGGAACTATATAATGACATGAGAGGTGGCCAGCCCTGGGGGAAAGTACTGGCCGAAATAGCCGTGGGACTTGCATTGCTGCTGTGTGCCTGCTTCAACTATACCAACCTGTCTATTGTTCGCTCATTGCAACGGGCGCGTGAAGTAGGTGTCCGTAAAGTTAACGGAGCTAAACGTTCGCAGGTGTTTATGCAATTTATTGTAGAATCTGTGGTGATGTGTCTGTTGTCATTAATACTGGCGATGGGGTTACTGGTGCTGATGGAATCGTATACCCATGTAGGTATTGGATTTTTATCAGGTGAAAGGTTTGATATTGTACTGATGGGGTGGTTCCTGGTGTTTAGCTTGTTAACAGGTGTGCTGGCAGGCGTCATTCCTGCCTGGGCTTTGTCTTCCTTCCAGCCAGCGAGGGTGCTGAAAAATATTGTAGACATCAAACTTTTTGGAGGGTTGGGATTGCGGAAGACGCTAATCGTGATTCAGTTTTCGCTTTCAATGACAGCGATCATATTTTTTGTGACCGTTTACCGCCAGTTTTCTTTTAAAGAGGCCTTTGATATGGGATTTGCCCGTAACAATATACTGAATGTGCCATTGGCCGATGTAGACTTTCAGCTGATGAAAGATCGGTTAATGCAGGTGAAAGGAGTAGAGGCCGCCACTGCCAGTTCAGGTACCCTGGGCATGCCCAACCAGAGCGGTTTTCTGCAAGCCCGTACCGCACTGGATGGCAACCGTATGGAGCTGGGCTACTACGCCGGTGATGCCGATTTTCTGAAACTGATGCAGCTCAGATTGCTGGCAGGGTCCGGATTTCCGGCAGCAGCTTCCCAAAGCAAAGAGCAGTATATCATCGTTAACGAACGATTGGTAGCGGCCATGAATCTGAAAACACCAGCAGATGCTATCGGTAAAACCTTATGGCTGACAGATTCCACAGCGGTGAGTATCATTGGAGTAGTGAAAGATTTCAATTATCAACCCATAGAAATGCCTGTACTGCCAATGACTATACGCTTCGTACCACAGCAATTCAAACAGCTGCAGGTGCTGGTGAATACACAGGATAAAGACCAGGTAATGGCGGGTATTAAACAAGCCTGGGTGGAAATGCATCCTGGTGAGATATTTTCCGCATCCTGGATGAATGATGAACTGATCGAACGTACCAGTGGGAAAGAACCTATATCCGGACTCGCGGTGCTGGTATTTATGATCACTGTGATCGCTGCCCTGGGTCTATTGGGTGTGGTCTCATATACGACCTTTACCCGTAAGAAAGAGATAGGTATCCGTAAAGTGATGGGTGCTGGTGTACCAGGTCTGGTAATGCTGCTTTCCAAAAACTATCTCCGCCTGATTGTATTGGCTGGTATTATAGCCTTGCCATTGGGTTACCTGGGAAGTACCTTATTCCTTCAGCTCTTTGCCAACCGCATTAGCATAGGATTTTTTACGCTGGCAGGCAGCTTTGCAGCTTTGCTGGCAATTGCCCTGTTGGCCATTATTTCGCAAACATGGCGTGCTGCGGATGCCAACCCGGCGAATGTATTGAGAAATGACTAAAATAATTATAAAAGAGAATAACAAGTGAACAGCAAATCAGAGTGTGTATCTACGCGCCCTGCTTTTTAAAATAATCTTTTAAATCATTGCGCATGTTTGGAAGTTATATCAAGATTGCCTGGAGAAATTTACTAAAACAGAAAGTGTTTGCAGCCGTGAATGTAGTAGGTATGAGTGCCGCTATCTGTGCGGCCTTATTGCTGTCACTCACGGCCTATCGGGAATGGACATACGATGATTTTCAGGTGAATAAAGAACATATTTACCAGTTATACCGGGAAGATGGTACTGCTAAGGGTATGAGGATAGGTACCAGCTTTGCAGAGCCCATGGCAGATGTACTCCGGAAGGAGGTACAGGGAGTGAAACATGTTTCCCGTATAGGCGGTGGCGATATGCCAGTAAGATACAACGGCAAACATATTTACTTTGATGTGGAAATGGTGGACGCCGATTTCCTGAAGATGTTTTCTTTCCGCTTGTTGCAGGGTAACGTTTCTACAGCGTTGCAACAGCCGGACCAACTGGTACTGACACAAAAGACTGCCCGGGCGCTCTTCAATCAGGAAGATCCGGTAGGTAAAACAGTAGAAGTCAATATCGACAATCAATGGCGTCCCTTTATCGTTTCAGCAGTGGCAGCGAATGTACCGGATAACTCCAGTATTATGTTTGAAGCCCTGGTCCGATTTGAAAATGTGGATGACTATGCCACTATCCGCAACAACTGGAATATGGGCAATTATCCTCTGATGGTGGAAGTGGAAGCTTCCGTTACTACAGCGGCATTCGAAAAGAGCCTGGTGCCTGTAACGAACAAATATTACGCGGGAAATATCGAAGAGCTGAAAAAGAATGGTGGAATACCCAATAAAGACGGGGTATTGATACGGATGAACGGAATTCCTCTGAATGAGTTTCATCTTAATACCCTCAGCTCTTTCAGCAATGGTCTGAATCCATTTTATCCCTGGCTGATGGTGATTCTGGCAGTCCTGATTATTGGCATCGCTTGTATCAACTTTATTAACCTGTCTATCGCCAGATCGTTTACCCGTGGCAGTGAGATCGGCCTGAGAAAAGCGCTGGGGGCCATGGACAGACAATTGTTGTTTCAGTTCTGGAGTGAGGCTTTTCTGCTTTGTTTTATTTCACTGATACTTAGTTTATTGTTGACGATACTGCTGATGCCATATTACAACGCCACTTTCAACCATGAGCTGAGTCTCCGGCTTTTCAGTAATATCTGGCTGGTACTGGGAGCTGCATTTATTTTCTTTATGGTGACATTGCTGGCGGGTGGATATCCAGCCTGGAAAGTAGCCAGACTGAATATTATTCAGGTGCTGAAAGGTAAACTGAGCCTGGCTAAAGGCAATGGTGTACGTAATGGGTTGATCATCGTTCAGTTTATTGTGGCTGCCTTGCTGATCAGCTGCACGGCTGTTATCTGGCAGCAGCTTGATTTCATACAATCGACACCGTTAGGATTTAATACTACACAAGTGATCAGTATACCGGGCGATAATGCATCGCCGCAGGTTATTGCATCGCTGCGCAGCAGACTGGCCGGAGAAGCGGACGTAGAGAGTGTGTCAGGTAGTATGCTGAACCTGGGGCTGGGTAAAGACGGCTCTTCCGGCAATTGGTACCGGGGATTTACCTATAAAGGCAGTCACATTAACACACAATGTATCATAGTAGATTACGATTACGCACGTACGCTGGATCTCAAAATGGTGGCGGGTCGTGATTTCTCCCGCAATTTTGGAGCAGACACCACTGGTGTGGTGATCAACGAACAAATGGCGAAACTGCTGGGAGAAAAAGACCTGATAGGTGCTGTTATTACACCCAGCGATGTCCCACTGCATGTGATCGGGGTGGTGAAAGATTACCATTTTGAGTCACTGCGTAAAAAGATTGATCCGCTGATGATGGTTATGACCATTACTCCACATTCCAACTATGTCTTTGTAAAAGTAAATACCCGCAATCCGGTAGCCACGCTGAAACATATCTCAGCCATATGGAAAGATATTAACCCGCTGGCTAAAAATGATCCCAGTTTTCTGGATGAAAACACCAACAGGCTGTACCGCCAGGAAGCCCGTTTCTCAAAAATATTTATGAGTGGAGCCGTACTGGCTATCGTGATCTCCTGTATGGGCCTGTTTGCTATTGCTGTACTGGTGATGGCTCAGCGCCAAAAGGAAATCGGTATCCGTAAGGTATTGGGAGCTTCTGTAGGTGGAATTGTATTGCTGCTCTCAAAAGATTTTCTGAAGCTGGTGCTGATAGCGGTATTGATTGCTACTCCTTTATCCTGGTACCTGATGCAGCAATGGCTGCAAAGGTTCGAGTTTCATGTAAATATCCATTGGTGGCTTTTTGCAATGGTTGGCCTGATGGCTGTTATCATTGCCTTGGCCACTACCAGCCTGCAAACAATAAAAGCTGCATTGGCCAATCCTGTTGATAGCCTCAAGCGTGATTAAAACCAATAAAATTCTAAATCGATGTGGAAGAATTACCTGAAGATAGCTGCGAAGAATCTGTTGAAACGGAAGTTGTATACGGGTATTAACGTATTCGGACTGGCAACGGGGATCGCTTGTTTTATTCTGTTGTCTTTATACCTGGAAAACGAATGGACTTACGATAGCTGGTATAAAAACGCGAATGAGTTATACCGTATTCGTATGGACTATGGTGAAAAAGGGGAGAAGATAATGCAGATAGCCGTGACGCCGAATATATTGGCTACTACCATCAAACCCCTGCCGGAAATCAAAAAGCTCGCGCGGGTATTCCCAAGAGAAGTAACGGTACAGTATGGCGACAAGAGCTGGAATGAAAACCGCTTTGTATATGCTGATGCTCCTTTTTTTGAAATGTTTTCTTTCCGGCTATTGTCCGGTAATGCTGCCAATGTGCTGAACGGGCCTAATATGGTTGTGCTCACAGCCTCTATGGCAAAAAAATATTTCGGTGATGTAGAGCCCATTGGTAAAACATTACAAATCAATGGTACACGGGCGTTACAGGTAACAGGTGTGGTAGCCGATGTGCCAGCTAATAGCCACCTGAAATTTGATTTTGTAGCCAGCTACAGCACCCTGCAACTCCAGGAGCAGTGGGGATCTGCCAATTACTACACCTATGTGCAGGTTGGTAATCCGGCTCAGTTAGGAAGTCTGCAGACCAGCCTGAGCCAGATCGCCAGGCAGCAGTTGAGTGAAAGCGATATAAAAAATGGCGCCATCTTCAATTTTGTTCCGGAGCCGGTTACTGACATTCATCTGCATTCTGCTGCCAGTGCTGCTACTGAAGATGCCGGAGATGTCCGCTACAACTATATTTTCGGGCTGATAGGCGTCATGCTGCTGGTAATAGCTTGTGTTAACTTTATGAACCTGGCCACGGCCCGTTCCTCCGAAAGAAGCAGGGAAGTGGGTGTCCGTAAGGCTTTGGGTGCCCAACGTTCGCAGCTTTTCTGGCAGTTTATGATGGAATCAGCCTTGCTCACCGGAATAGCCCTGGTGATAGGACTGTTGCTGGCAGGCCTGTTATTGCCTGCATTTAATCAACTCACAGATACAAGACTTCAATTAGGTGGCGCCAGCGGATACCGTATTTACGGCATATTGGTGGGGATCTTTTTCCTGGTGGCTTTTGTTACGGGTATCTATCCGGCGTTGTTCCTCTCTGGTTTCCGACCGGTGCAGGTGCTGAAAGGTTCTATGACAGCCACTCCACAGGGCAGGAGTATCCGTAAATCATTGGTGGTATTTCAGTTTGCGGCATCTGTATTCTTTATCATCTGTACGCTGGTAGTGCAACAGCAAATGCTGTTTATTCAGCATAAGAAGCTGGGGATGGACCGGTCTGAAGTACTAGTGCTGGATGGTTTCAAAGCAGGCAGCAATGCCATGGAAGCCTTTAAAAACAGGCTGCTTCAACTCACCGGTATATTGTATGTAACAGCATCTGCTGACTCTCCTGTCTCCATCCAGGGTGGTTACACCATTGACCATGTAGAAGAGCATCAGCCGGGTTTCACCCTCAGCATTGCAGCGGTGCCGGTGGAAAAAGATTATCTGAAAACAGTAGGTATCTCATTGTTGGCTGGTGAAGATCTCACCAGAGGTGACATCGCTGATGTTACTAAAGAAAAAAATGAAGAGCGTACGTATCATTTTTTCCTGAATGAAACAGCCAGCAAAAGACTGGGATGGTCACCTGAAGTGGCTGTGGGAAAGAGGATGTCGTTGAATGGCCGTAACGGAACGGTAAAGGGAGTGATGAAGGATTTTCATTTTGCTTCCATGAAAAACAAAATCGAACCTATCATCGTATTCCCCGAATATGAATGGTTGCGGCAGATATTTATCAAAACAAGTGGTAAAGACAAACAACAACTGATAGCAGGCATTGAAGGACTTTGGAAAGAAATGCAGCCGGGAGTTCCTTTTGATTATCATTTCCTGGATGATGATTTTAATAGATTGTATAAGTCGGAATACCGTGTAGGAAAGGTGCTGGGAATATTTGCCGGTGTGGTGATGCTGGTGTCCTGCCTGGGATTGTTGGGGCTGGCTGCATTGACTACACAACAACGTACCCGTGAGATTGGTATCCGTAAGGTGTTGGGTGCTTCTGTGGGTAGTGTGGTGACCATGTTGTCGAAAGATTTTATCAGATTGGTACTGATTGCTTTGCTGATTGCGGCGCCGCTGGCCTGGTATGCTGCAGGCAACTGGCTCAATGCTTTTGCCTATCATGCTTCCCTGAGTATATGGCTGTTTCTGATGGCGGGCTTGATGGCGGTAGTGGTGGCTTTGCTCACCGTCAGCCTGCAGTCGGTGAAAGCAGCCTTGATGAATCCGGTTAATAGTCTCAAATCAGAATAAAGAATTACTATGTTTCGAAATTATCTCCTGGTGGCTGTCAGAAATATCTGGCGTAATAAAATGTTTTCGCTGTTAAATATGCTGGGGCTGGTAGTCGGTATCAGTGCAGCGCTGGTAGTATGTCTGGTGGTATGGTATGAGGCCGGTTTTAACAAGCAACAACAAAATAAAGACCGTATTTACAGGATAGTGTCTACCATCTGTTTCTCAGGAGATAGCGTTAGAAACAGTGGAGTAACGGTACCGGTAGTACAGGTGGTGAGAGAAAACATTCCACAGGTAGAAAAGACAATTCATTTTTTTACAGATGATATCACAGGTAGAATTACAGTAGATGGTAAGGATTTTAGAAACAAGGAAGATATCATTTTTGCGGATTCCTCATATATGGATATGATGGGATATCAGTGGTTGAGTGGATCGCCGGCCACCGCGCTGAAACAGCCTTTTTCAGTGGTGTTGACAAAAGACAAGGCAGATACCTATTTCCCGGGGCTTTCGCCGGCAGCTGTCATGGGAAAAGAGATTGTTTACGATGATTCCATCAGGACAACAGTAACTGGTGTGGTGGCTGATTTACCTTACCGCACTGATTTCTGGTTCAGGGAAATAGTATCTATGTCAACGGTTTATGCCAGCCAATACCGGAAAGACGTCTATGCTGTCGATAACTGGACGAACACCAGTTCATCCAGCCAGTTGCTGGTAAAGCTGAAAGTAGGAGCCGATCCGAAACAAGCGACTGCCTTGTTGGCTAAATATATGGAATTGCACAATGATAAAAGTTCCCGGACATCCCTGTGGTTGCAGCCTTTAGAGGATATTCACTTCAATAGGAACTATTATGCCTATAAAAGGACTGCAGACAGGCAGCAGTTGTATATGTTGTCACTGGTAGCAGTAGCATTATTAATCCTGGCGGTGATCAATTTTATCAATCTGACAACAGCACAGGCAGCCCGCAGGGCTAAAGAAACCGGCATCCGTAAAGCTATCGGTGGTACAATGCGGCAGCTGATGGTGCAGTTTATGGGAGAAACTTTTGTGCTCACCTTTGTGTCCGCGACAATGTCATTGTTGATAGCACCTTTGCTGGTAAAGAGTTTTCACGGCTTTCTGCCGGAAGACCTGCCTGCCATGCAATTGTATTCCTGGCCGGTATTGCTGTTTTTATTGTTGCTGGCGGTAGTGGTAGCATTGTTGTCTGGTATTTACCCGGCGTATGTGTTAGCTCGTTTTCAGCCGGTAATGGTGCTGAAATCACAGACGGGCACTGTGGGAAACAAAGCATGGTTGCGACAAACACTGACTGCTACTCAGTTTATGGTGGCCCAGTTTTTTGTTATTGCCACATTGATTGTCAGTAAACAGATTCATTATTCGTTGAATAAAGATCTTGGTTTCCGTAAGGATGCTATTCTTACCGTTGCTACACCGCCACGGGATGAGAATAACAGCCTGCGCAACAGGCTGCAGGCAGGTATTGCCGCGCTGCCGGAAGTAGAAGAGGTGAGCTTGTCGAATCGTTCACCGATCATCAATGGTTTCATGACCTCTGTCCTCGACCGCAAGGATGGCCGGAAGGCTATCGAGAAAGTAGTAGAAATGCGCTATGTGGACAGCTCTTATTTAAAGGTGTATCAGTTGAAACTGCTGGCAGGAAGAAACCTGATGAATTCGGATACCGTGAGGGAATGGCTACTGAATGAAACTGCTGTCCGTGCTTTTGGTTTCAAGCGTCCGGAAGATGCAGTGGGGGAGCTCATTTCAGGGAAGCCGGTTGTAGGAGTGGTGAAAAACTTCAATGCTGGTAATCTGCATAGGGAGATCCCGGCGCTGGCGCTGGGCAGTGCTGCTGCCAAAAGCCATCGTACTTTGCATATACGGTTGCATGATGCCGGAGAAAAGGGTGTCGTCTGGAAAAATGGAATTGCCGGCATAGAAAAAGTATGGAAAGAGATTTACCCAAGGGAAGAGTTCAGTTATGAGTTTCTGGATAAGACCATAGAAAATCTATATCGAAATGAACTGCGTATTGCAAGTTTATTGAACTGGTGCTCAGGATTAGCTGTTTTTATCAGTGCATTAGGGCTACTAGGTTTAGTTGTTTTTACCACTAATCAGCGTACCCGGGAAATAGGGATACGAAAGGTACTGGGAGCAAGTGTATGGCAGGTGATCCGGTTGCTGACAAAGGACTTTATGAAGCCGGTCCTCGTGGCTTTTGTGCTGGCGGTGCCCCTTTCATGGTGGGTAATGGACAAGTGGCTGCAATCTTTTGTATACCGTACAAGTCTTAGTTGGTGGGTGTTTGCGGTGGGGGGAATGATAATGGTTGTATTGGCATTAACCACTATGAGCATAAAAACGGTGCGGTCTGCTCTCAGTAACCCGGTAGATGCATTAAAAACTGAATAACAGAATGAAAAGATCCGGCAAAATGCATTTATATTGCTTTGCCGGAAATTGTTAACAAGAAGCCTGAAATTTTAAAAAGCTACTATCATGATACAACTGCAGAAAATATCCAAGCATTATCCGGTGGGATTTGGTAAAAATGAAATATTAAAAGACGTTGATCTCAACATTGGAGAGGGGGAATTTGTTTCTATAATGGGACCCTCCGGATCCGGTAAATCAACGCTGTTGCATATACTGGGATTATTGGAAGAGCCTTCTGGCGGACAGTACCTGTTTCAGGGAGAGCGTGTAGATAAAATGAATGAAAAAAAACGTACGCAGTTACACCGTGATGCAATCGGTTTTGTGTTCCAGGCCTACCATCTCATTGATGAGCTGACTGTATATGAAAACATAGAAACCCCTTTACTGTATAAAAATCTGTCTGGTTCGGAAAGAAAGAGCAGGGTAGCGGATGTATTGGATCGTTTTAATATGGTGGCCAAAAAAGACCTGTTTCCTAATCAACTTTCCGGCGGACAGCAACAGCTGGTGGGCATTGCCCGCGCCATTGTCGCAGAACCCCGTGTGATCTTCGCAGATGAACCTACCGGAAACCTGCACTCTGACCAGGCCAGGGTGATCATGGAAATGTTTAAACACCTGAATGAGCAGGATAAGATTACCATTGTACAGGTAACCCACTCCGATGTGAATGCTACTTATGGCAACCGTATTATTCAGATCAGTGACGGGCAAATTCAGGGGTAGCAGGAAGGATTCTTTTATAAATCTGTAAAAAAAAGAGTATGTTGTATCAGCAATTAGTGGGGTATGGTGCCATACCTACTAAAATTTTGCCTTCTATCAAGAACCGAAGGAAACTATCCTTACCTTTAGTATATTTTTGGCCTGTTATGAGACTATCCCAAATCGCAGGAATTTTCCTGTTTTACTGCTTGCTCGC
Encoded proteins:
- a CDS encoding ABC transporter permease encodes the protein MFRNYFKISIRHLQRHKFITAINVCGLAVGMACCILIVLYVRDELSFDRFHTKADNIYRITTIENTQATGVTAYGAATQFPIAPNLKKEVSGIKEAVRVFVPGTTLFTAGDKKMLETESCFADAAFFQMFDFPLLEGDPATVLKEPYTVVLSVSAAKKYFGNGSPIGKLLKVGNGYSCTVTGVVKDMPHNTDLRMNVIMSFATMTRENTEFEKLWYMFSNNVTYVQLTDGTNPQKIVPQLRDFVKLHIDPIVKRHGIKFELDLQPLHNAHLHPDGDKGGVDNSPLIWLYIAIAAFIILIACINFMNLTTARAHERAREVGLRKVLGAQRKSLVFQFLTESLVISVLSLILAVVLAFSLLPLFNRITGKELNLLASGDAFLYGGLLLLVATVGLLAGSYPALYLSGLMPVKVLKGSFVTVGARVFIRRGLVVSQFAIAVALIIATVVVYTQLRFWQQKNLGFDKEHLVNIYLSGADSLPKKDLLKATVAGLAGVQQTSLNNLLMGFGSYNNNPIVREGGEDKDGFVSAIIQGDYDLLKTTGIKLLAGRDFDKAMATDSTDAFIINQAAAKRLGFTNPIGKRIEWRPGDFARHGVIIGVMEDFNFRSLRFSVEPAAYLINPRNAAILSVRLAPGDHLAQLAGIEKVWNNIVPDNPINYSFVDQDLRAIYAEEQMMGNIFSIFSGLAVFIACMGLLGLSMLISRQRTKEIGIRKVLGASVANVSALLSRDFLKLVLLGICIGSPIAWYGMEKWLQHFAFRIIVQWWVFVLTAVVVVLIALLTVSFQAVRTALVNPVKSLKTE
- a CDS encoding ABC transporter permease is translated as MLLRYIQIAFRNMRRQRLFAFINIAGLALSMAVCLMVLKSTKKNFSYDKFHPATSRTWRITSQATTQDGKHYHMASTPLPLATVLHQDYALTEAEVRVYSVLHGNVINGKKKLPVNGAFTEPSFFNVFGFKLESGDPATALSTPNSIVLGEDAARKIFGNQQAMGKTVHFEILGDYIVTGILAPAPGLTHINYEAYASLSSVSALEQQKVLPERLQNWNNVQDAYTYVVLKPGVNKASLSTALEFLSEKYYQPASKGIGSITFEKQALSSITPSQELYNDMRGGQPWGKVLAEIAVGLALLLCACFNYTNLSIVRSLQRAREVGVRKVNGAKRSQVFMQFIVESVVMCLLSLILAMGLLVLMESYTHVGIGFLSGERFDIVLMGWFLVFSLLTGVLAGVIPAWALSSFQPARVLKNIVDIKLFGGLGLRKTLIVIQFSLSMTAIIFFVTVYRQFSFKEAFDMGFARNNILNVPLADVDFQLMKDRLMQVKGVEAATASSGTLGMPNQSGFLQARTALDGNRMELGYYAGDADFLKLMQLRLLAGSGFPAAASQSKEQYIIVNERLVAAMNLKTPADAIGKTLWLTDSTAVSIIGVVKDFNYQPIEMPVLPMTIRFVPQQFKQLQVLVNTQDKDQVMAGIKQAWVEMHPGEIFSASWMNDELIERTSGKEPISGLAVLVFMITVIAALGLLGVVSYTTFTRKKEIGIRKVMGAGVPGLVMLLSKNYLRLIVLAGIIALPLGYLGSTLFLQLFANRISIGFFTLAGSFAALLAIALLAIISQTWRAADANPANVLRND
- a CDS encoding ABC transporter permease — encoded protein: MFGSYIKIAWRNLLKQKVFAAVNVVGMSAAICAALLLSLTAYREWTYDDFQVNKEHIYQLYREDGTAKGMRIGTSFAEPMADVLRKEVQGVKHVSRIGGGDMPVRYNGKHIYFDVEMVDADFLKMFSFRLLQGNVSTALQQPDQLVLTQKTARALFNQEDPVGKTVEVNIDNQWRPFIVSAVAANVPDNSSIMFEALVRFENVDDYATIRNNWNMGNYPLMVEVEASVTTAAFEKSLVPVTNKYYAGNIEELKKNGGIPNKDGVLIRMNGIPLNEFHLNTLSSFSNGLNPFYPWLMVILAVLIIGIACINFINLSIARSFTRGSEIGLRKALGAMDRQLLFQFWSEAFLLCFISLILSLLLTILLMPYYNATFNHELSLRLFSNIWLVLGAAFIFFMVTLLAGGYPAWKVARLNIIQVLKGKLSLAKGNGVRNGLIIVQFIVAALLISCTAVIWQQLDFIQSTPLGFNTTQVISIPGDNASPQVIASLRSRLAGEADVESVSGSMLNLGLGKDGSSGNWYRGFTYKGSHINTQCIIVDYDYARTLDLKMVAGRDFSRNFGADTTGVVINEQMAKLLGEKDLIGAVITPSDVPLHVIGVVKDYHFESLRKKIDPLMMVMTITPHSNYVFVKVNTRNPVATLKHISAIWKDINPLAKNDPSFLDENTNRLYRQEARFSKIFMSGAVLAIVISCMGLFAIAVLVMAQRQKEIGIRKVLGASVGGIVLLLSKDFLKLVLIAVLIATPLSWYLMQQWLQRFEFHVNIHWWLFAMVGLMAVIIALATTSLQTIKAALANPVDSLKRD
- a CDS encoding ABC transporter permease, whose amino-acid sequence is MWKNYLKIAAKNLLKRKLYTGINVFGLATGIACFILLSLYLENEWTYDSWYKNANELYRIRMDYGEKGEKIMQIAVTPNILATTIKPLPEIKKLARVFPREVTVQYGDKSWNENRFVYADAPFFEMFSFRLLSGNAANVLNGPNMVVLTASMAKKYFGDVEPIGKTLQINGTRALQVTGVVADVPANSHLKFDFVASYSTLQLQEQWGSANYYTYVQVGNPAQLGSLQTSLSQIARQQLSESDIKNGAIFNFVPEPVTDIHLHSAASAATEDAGDVRYNYIFGLIGVMLLVIACVNFMNLATARSSERSREVGVRKALGAQRSQLFWQFMMESALLTGIALVIGLLLAGLLLPAFNQLTDTRLQLGGASGYRIYGILVGIFFLVAFVTGIYPALFLSGFRPVQVLKGSMTATPQGRSIRKSLVVFQFAASVFFIICTLVVQQQMLFIQHKKLGMDRSEVLVLDGFKAGSNAMEAFKNRLLQLTGILYVTASADSPVSIQGGYTIDHVEEHQPGFTLSIAAVPVEKDYLKTVGISLLAGEDLTRGDIADVTKEKNEERTYHFFLNETASKRLGWSPEVAVGKRMSLNGRNGTVKGVMKDFHFASMKNKIEPIIVFPEYEWLRQIFIKTSGKDKQQLIAGIEGLWKEMQPGVPFDYHFLDDDFNRLYKSEYRVGKVLGIFAGVVMLVSCLGLLGLAALTTQQRTREIGIRKVLGASVGSVVTMLSKDFIRLVLIALLIAAPLAWYAAGNWLNAFAYHASLSIWLFLMAGLMAVVVALLTVSLQSVKAALMNPVNSLKSE